A single Fundulus heteroclitus isolate FHET01 chromosome 4, MU-UCD_Fhet_4.1, whole genome shotgun sequence DNA region contains:
- the lmo7b gene encoding LIM domain only protein 7b isoform X2 (The sequence of the model RefSeq protein was modified relative to this genomic sequence to represent the inferred CDS: added 79 bases not found in genome assembly) has product MEWRQQSSVSCEDAFTETQRWIQEVTGKSFGCSDFRAALENGVLLCDLINQLKPGIIKRVNRLSTPIAGLDNVNVFLKACGKLGLNESQLFHPGDLQDLSTRVTLRRDESQRRLKNVLITIYWLGRKAQLDTFYSGPQLNFKAFEGLLGLALSKALEEGSYSFVKDGGYKECHYTEGEESLQTGQSYDRGSSMDGFECVDRRAVRLNEEGFESDAEAEQVYKMDSAKVSSQQNKGHIPAPLRRKQGREERAVGHTSQLPRAYQTQIRPETPVQVNPGWIWSKSLSDIPMVYPVRKVSNGNAISDKGQDSSLPRDWNQEIERNYSVAARDSEAQWQDDLTRWKNRRRSTKSELYRRSFEREHIFKRTTNGSVTNYEGDEAQGGPIKRDQSSWWHSSSPRPYSVSPAKPLSSNLRPHNRGHLTSSYATEAPLISQSHSQGSQLGAKPDSGGSFMGEGPYFASLVSGGKGGVTTPSPHQAFTSQTQVKAVGSQFTFNSTSGQAQSVLPNHISSPVKLAQPELFDTKEANWRNNPASYLFSFDPKERTFSPNAVGQSGVDGTGSDWSNPLTPKAYLDSAQDGAAYQQESAGISKSLSRNTAWSSSASLPRGYRRSEGSTRLSSAVTAKPFEAKPSRMSSLPRQYSADDCQSLMFNTQQSHPSSTKPSLKRQTAAAHLRGQYQASVRQKKANQARQNATGQKEEVNGRRSTQMHPQPYTKQQSCHNKSLALGYNASPDLSKVDHSDMRVSLTLRPNSLPDFGFQTHWDSTGVRIKYIQPGSPAEHCQLCVDDEVVTVDGVAVARMTYSQWKDKIASSLQTGNLTMDIRRYGVDDWGTNKGSHPNQSGQSKLTLNLTSAAPVLIGRSDHHANNAASTVQADIQESQLNGQTDDVTQEKATVGVFSGNATKARHKENNITRENQKKREEFFTQKGGSESAISDIQVPSLNPSSSSWSWDHEEDRRRQEKWQEEQERLLQEQYRRDQEKLEAEWQRAQQDAMESEILRENTAEVGSSRETFATSQLYVNGLTKETKEKLNLGREDQKKAELNQNNMITEKDWAEGSHGFAQLSHAHRAMSMSTPALSGTHRQTRSFVDPRKRGLTVSKAERQRQQILEEMKKRTQLLTDNSWIRQRSGSFHKEPIDVGISMKRYESLDNLDILHQSPDCAATFTYPRPHSSAGVYGALSRNPSSRYSTGSISFQRNINTESSHHARMVSGRRTCCVCERALGSGAAMVIETLSLCFHLTCFQCVGCHRHLGGTETGVQVRIQNRRPYCDYCYFQLKSPATHM; this is encoded by the exons GATAATGTGAATGTTTTCCTGAAAGCTTGTGGAAAACTTGGCCTAAATGAGTCACAGCTGTTTCATCCTGGTGACCTTCAGGATCTCTCCACTCGGGTGACACTCAG gcGTGATGAAAGCCAGAGAAGACTAAAGAAT gTTCTTATTACAATATACTGGCTGGGTCGCAAGGCTCAACTTGACACTTTCTACAGTGGTCCTCAGCTTAATTTCAAGGCTTTTGAGGGGCTGTTAGGGTTGGCCTTGTCCAAG gctCTTGAAGAAGGCAGTTATTCATTTGTGAAAGATGGGGGTTACAAGGAGTGCCACTACACAGAGGGAGAGGAAAGTCTGCAAACAGGACAGAGTTATGATAGAGGCAGTTCAATGGATGGCTTTGAGTGTGTGGACCGCCGAGCTGTCCGTCTAAATGAGGAAG GTTTTGAAAGTGACGCTGAGGCAGAACAGGTGTACAAGATGGACAGTGCAAAGGTTTCGAGCCAACAGAACAAAGGACATATTCCTGCACCGCTGCGTAGAAAACAGGGACGGGAGGAGAGAGCAGTGGGCCATACGAGTCAACTCCCAAG AGCATATCAAACCCAAATCAGGCCTGAGACACCAGTTCAGGTCAACCCTGGCTGGATTTG GAGCAAATCCCTCAGTGACATCCCTATGGTGTATCCTGTGCGTAAAGTTTCAAATGGAAATGCCATTTCTGATAAAGGCCAAGACTCCAGCCTGCCGAGGGACTGGAATCAAGAGATTGAAAGGAACTATAGCGTAGCTGCCAGGGACAGTGAAGCTCAGTGGCAGGAT GACTTGACCAGGTGGAAGAATCGACGCAGGAGCACAAAGTCTGAACTGTATAGGAGGTCATTTGAAAGGGAGCATATCTTCAAACGGACGACCAATGGGTCTGTGACAAATTATGAGGGTGATGAAGCACAAGGAGGGCCCATAAAGAG agaCCAGTCATCATGGTGGCACAGTTCCTCTCCCAGACCTTACTCTGTTTCTCCAGCCAAACCTCTGAGCTCTAATCTCAGACCACATAATCGAGGTCATTTGACCAGCAGCTATGCCACTGAAGCCCCTTTAATCTCCCAAAGCCATTCTCAG GGGTCTCAACTGGGAGCCAAGCCTGATTCTGGTGGGTCCTTCATGGGAGAGGGGCCCTACTTTGCTTCTTTGGTATCAGGTGGAAAAGGAGGAGTTACTACACCTTCTCCACACCAAGCTTTCACCTCTCAAACCCAAGTAAAAGCTGTGGGCAGCCAGTTTACCTTTAATTCCACATCTGGACAGGCGCAAAGTGTTTTGCCAAACCACATCTCCTCACCTGTTAAACTTGCACAGCCAGAACTGTTTGATACTAAAGAAGCCAATTGGAGAAACAATCCAGCTTCATATCTATTCAGCTTTGATCCGAAAGAGAGAACCTTTTCTCCAAATGCAGTTGGTCAGTCAGGTGTTGATGGAACTGGATCTGATTGGTCAAATCCTCTAACCCCAAAAGCATACCTGGATTCAGCTCAAGATGGAGCAGCCTATCAGCAGGAGTCTGCAGGGATCTCAAAGTCTTTGTCCAGAAATACAGCATGGTCCAGCTCTGCCAGCCTTCCTCGTGGGTACCGTCGGTCTGAGGGATCCACTCGTCTCTCTTCCGCGGTCACAGCCAAACCATTTGAGGCAAAGCCAAGCAGAATGTCCTCACTACCAAGACAATACAGT GCTGATGATTGTCAGAGTTTGATGTTTAACACTCAGCAGTCACATCCTTCGTCCACCAAACCATCTCTTAAAAGACAGACTGCGGCGGCTCATCTGAGGGGTCAGTATCAGGCCTCAGTTAGGCAGAAGAAAGCCAACCAGGCGAGGCAGAATGCTACAGGACAGAAGGAGGAAGTGAATGGTCGGCGCTCCACCCAGATGCATCCTCAGCCTTATACAAAGCAGCAGTCTTGCCACAACAAAAGCTTGGCTCTTGGATATAATGCAAGTCCTGACCTCTCAAAG GTTGATCACAGTGACATGAGAGTGAGCCTGACTCTAAGACCGAACAGCTTACCAGACTTTGGCTTCCAAACTCACTGGGACTCCACAGGGGTgagaataaaatacattcaaccag GCAGTCCGGCAGAGCACTGCCAGCTGTGTGTGGACGATGAGGTTGTGACGGTTGATGGCGTTGCAGTTGCACGCATGACCTACAGTCAGTGGAAGGATAAAATAGCATCCTCCCTACAAACTGGCAATCTAACCATGGACATTCGCCGTTATGGCGTGGATG attggGGGACAAATAAAGGAAGTCATCCCAACCAGTCAGGACAGAGCAAGTTGACCCTCAATCTCACCTCTGCAGCACCTGTTTTAATAGGTCGCTCCGATCACCATGCCAACAATGCAGCCTCTACAGTACAAGCAGACATACAGGAATCCCAACTTAACGGGCAGACAGATGAT gtaacCCAAGAAAAGGCCACCGTTGGGGTCTTTTCTGGTAACGCTACAAAGGCCAGACATAAAG aaaATAATATAACTAGAGAAAATCAGAAAAAGAGGGAAGAGTTTTTCACGCAGAAAG GAGGATCAGAGTCGGCAATTTCTGAC ATCCAGGTGCCCTCCCTCAACCCATCCTCATCCAGCTGGTCTTGGGACCATGAGGAGGATCGCAGGCGTCAGGAGAAGTGGCAGGAAGAGCAAGAGCGCCTCCTGCAG GAACAATACCGGCGAGATCAAGAGAAGCTGGAGGCAGAGTGGCAAAGGGCACAACAGGATGCAATGGAAAGCGAGATCCTGAGG GAGAACACGGCTGAGGTGGGCAGCAGCCGTGAGACGTTTGCCACTTCGCAGCTTTATGTCAATGGACTGACGAAGGAAACGAAAGAGAAGCTGAACCTTGGCAGAGAAGATCAGAAAAAGGCAGAACTAAATCAGAATAACATGATTACAGAGAAGGATTG GGCTGAGGGCTCCCATGGTTTCGCTCAGCTGTCCCATGCGCACAG GGCAATGTCCATGTCTACGCCAGCTTTATCTGGAACCCACAGACAGACAAGAA GTTTTGTTGATCCAAGGAAGAGAGGACTGACTGTGTCAAAGgctgagagacagagacagcagATTTTGGAGGAGATGAAGAAAAGGACTCAGCTTCTGACTGACAACAGCTGGATACGTCAACGCAGCGGCAGTTTTCACAAGGAGCCAATCGATGTTGGCATTTCCATGAAGAG ATACGAGTCTCTGGACAATCTGGATATCCTACATCAGTCCCCAGACTGTGCTGCAACATTCACTTACCCTCGCCCCCATTCATCTGCCGGAGTTTACGGCGCTCTGAGTAGGAATCCCTCCTCACGCTACAGCACTGGATCAATATCATTTCAGAGAAATATAAACACAGAGTCCTCTCATCATGCCAG GATGGTCAGTGGCAGGAGGACTTgctgtgtgtgtgagcgtgcCCTGGGTAGTGGGGCAGCCATGGTCATAGAGACCCTTAGTCTCTGTTTCCACCTGACCTGTTTCCAG TGTGTGGGCTGCCATCGACACCTCGGAGGAACAGAGACTGGAGTCCAGGTTCGCATCCAAAACAGGAGGCCCTACTGCGACTACTGCTATTTCCAACTCAAGT CCCCTGCTACCCACATGTGA
- the lmo7b gene encoding LIM domain only protein 7b isoform X6 (The sequence of the model RefSeq protein was modified relative to this genomic sequence to represent the inferred CDS: added 79 bases not found in genome assembly), whose product MEWRQQSSVSCEDAFTETQRWIQEVTGKSFGCSDFRAALENGVLLCDLINQLKPGIIKRVNRLSTPIAGLDNVNVFLKACGKLGLNESQLFHPGDLQDLSTRVTLRRDESQRRLKNVLITIYWLGRKAQLDTFYSGPQLNFKAFEGLLGLALSKALEEGSYSFVKDGGYKECHYTEGEESLQTGQSYDRGSSMDGFECVDRRAVRLNEEGFESDAEAEQVYKMDSAKVSSQQNKGHIPAPLRRKQGREERAVGHTSQLPRAYQTQIRPETPVQVNPGWIWSKSLSDIPMVYPVRKVSNGNAISDKGQDSSLPRDWNQEIERNYSVAARDSEAQWQDDLTRWKNRRRSTKSELYRRSFEREHIFKRTTNGSVTNYEGDEAQGGPIKRDQSSWWHSSSPRPYSVSPAKPLSSNLRPHNRGHLTSSYATEAPLISQSHSQGSQLGAKPDSGGSFMGEGPYFASLVSGGKGGVTTPSPHQAFTSQTQVKAVGSQFTFNSTSGQAQSVLPNHISSPVKLAQPELFDTKEANWRNNPASYLFSFDPKERTFSPNAVGQSGVDGTGSDWSNPLTPKAYLDSAQDGAAYQQESAGISKSLSRNTAWSSSASLPRGYRRSEGSTRLSSAVTAKPFEAKPSRMSSLPRQYSADDCQSLMFNTQQSHPSSTKPSLKRQTAAAHLRGQYQASVRQKKANQARQNATGQKEEVNGRRSTQMHPQPYTKQQSCHNKSLALGYNASPDLSKVDHSDMRVSLTLRPNSLPDFGFQTHWDSTGVRIKYIQPGSPAEHCQLCVDDEVVTVDGVAVARMTYSQWKDKIASSLQTGNLTMDIRRYGVDDWGTNKGSHPNQSGQSKLTLNLTSAAPVLIGRSDHHANNAASTVQADIQESQLNGQTDDVTQEKATVGVFSGNATKARHKGGSESAISDIQVPSLNPSSSSWSWDHEEDRRRQEKWQEEQERLLQEQYRRDQEKLEAEWQRAQQDAMESEILRENTAEVGSSRETFATSQLYVNGLTKETKEKLNLGREDQKKAELNQNNMITEKDWAEGSHGFAQLSHAHRAMSMSTPALSGTHRQTRSFVDPRKRGLTVSKAERQRQQILEEMKKRTQLLTDNSWIRQRSGSFHKEPIDVGISMKRYESLDNLDILHQSPDCAATFTYPRPHSSAGVYGALSRNPSSRYSTGSISFQRNINTESSHHARMVSGRRTCCVCERALGSGAAMVIETLSLCFHLTCFQCVGCHRHLGGTETGVQVRIQNRRPYCDYCYFQLKSPATHM is encoded by the exons GATAATGTGAATGTTTTCCTGAAAGCTTGTGGAAAACTTGGCCTAAATGAGTCACAGCTGTTTCATCCTGGTGACCTTCAGGATCTCTCCACTCGGGTGACACTCAG gcGTGATGAAAGCCAGAGAAGACTAAAGAAT gTTCTTATTACAATATACTGGCTGGGTCGCAAGGCTCAACTTGACACTTTCTACAGTGGTCCTCAGCTTAATTTCAAGGCTTTTGAGGGGCTGTTAGGGTTGGCCTTGTCCAAG gctCTTGAAGAAGGCAGTTATTCATTTGTGAAAGATGGGGGTTACAAGGAGTGCCACTACACAGAGGGAGAGGAAAGTCTGCAAACAGGACAGAGTTATGATAGAGGCAGTTCAATGGATGGCTTTGAGTGTGTGGACCGCCGAGCTGTCCGTCTAAATGAGGAAG GTTTTGAAAGTGACGCTGAGGCAGAACAGGTGTACAAGATGGACAGTGCAAAGGTTTCGAGCCAACAGAACAAAGGACATATTCCTGCACCGCTGCGTAGAAAACAGGGACGGGAGGAGAGAGCAGTGGGCCATACGAGTCAACTCCCAAG AGCATATCAAACCCAAATCAGGCCTGAGACACCAGTTCAGGTCAACCCTGGCTGGATTTG GAGCAAATCCCTCAGTGACATCCCTATGGTGTATCCTGTGCGTAAAGTTTCAAATGGAAATGCCATTTCTGATAAAGGCCAAGACTCCAGCCTGCCGAGGGACTGGAATCAAGAGATTGAAAGGAACTATAGCGTAGCTGCCAGGGACAGTGAAGCTCAGTGGCAGGAT GACTTGACCAGGTGGAAGAATCGACGCAGGAGCACAAAGTCTGAACTGTATAGGAGGTCATTTGAAAGGGAGCATATCTTCAAACGGACGACCAATGGGTCTGTGACAAATTATGAGGGTGATGAAGCACAAGGAGGGCCCATAAAGAG agaCCAGTCATCATGGTGGCACAGTTCCTCTCCCAGACCTTACTCTGTTTCTCCAGCCAAACCTCTGAGCTCTAATCTCAGACCACATAATCGAGGTCATTTGACCAGCAGCTATGCCACTGAAGCCCCTTTAATCTCCCAAAGCCATTCTCAG GGGTCTCAACTGGGAGCCAAGCCTGATTCTGGTGGGTCCTTCATGGGAGAGGGGCCCTACTTTGCTTCTTTGGTATCAGGTGGAAAAGGAGGAGTTACTACACCTTCTCCACACCAAGCTTTCACCTCTCAAACCCAAGTAAAAGCTGTGGGCAGCCAGTTTACCTTTAATTCCACATCTGGACAGGCGCAAAGTGTTTTGCCAAACCACATCTCCTCACCTGTTAAACTTGCACAGCCAGAACTGTTTGATACTAAAGAAGCCAATTGGAGAAACAATCCAGCTTCATATCTATTCAGCTTTGATCCGAAAGAGAGAACCTTTTCTCCAAATGCAGTTGGTCAGTCAGGTGTTGATGGAACTGGATCTGATTGGTCAAATCCTCTAACCCCAAAAGCATACCTGGATTCAGCTCAAGATGGAGCAGCCTATCAGCAGGAGTCTGCAGGGATCTCAAAGTCTTTGTCCAGAAATACAGCATGGTCCAGCTCTGCCAGCCTTCCTCGTGGGTACCGTCGGTCTGAGGGATCCACTCGTCTCTCTTCCGCGGTCACAGCCAAACCATTTGAGGCAAAGCCAAGCAGAATGTCCTCACTACCAAGACAATACAGT GCTGATGATTGTCAGAGTTTGATGTTTAACACTCAGCAGTCACATCCTTCGTCCACCAAACCATCTCTTAAAAGACAGACTGCGGCGGCTCATCTGAGGGGTCAGTATCAGGCCTCAGTTAGGCAGAAGAAAGCCAACCAGGCGAGGCAGAATGCTACAGGACAGAAGGAGGAAGTGAATGGTCGGCGCTCCACCCAGATGCATCCTCAGCCTTATACAAAGCAGCAGTCTTGCCACAACAAAAGCTTGGCTCTTGGATATAATGCAAGTCCTGACCTCTCAAAG GTTGATCACAGTGACATGAGAGTGAGCCTGACTCTAAGACCGAACAGCTTACCAGACTTTGGCTTCCAAACTCACTGGGACTCCACAGGGGTgagaataaaatacattcaaccag GCAGTCCGGCAGAGCACTGCCAGCTGTGTGTGGACGATGAGGTTGTGACGGTTGATGGCGTTGCAGTTGCACGCATGACCTACAGTCAGTGGAAGGATAAAATAGCATCCTCCCTACAAACTGGCAATCTAACCATGGACATTCGCCGTTATGGCGTGGATG attggGGGACAAATAAAGGAAGTCATCCCAACCAGTCAGGACAGAGCAAGTTGACCCTCAATCTCACCTCTGCAGCACCTGTTTTAATAGGTCGCTCCGATCACCATGCCAACAATGCAGCCTCTACAGTACAAGCAGACATACAGGAATCCCAACTTAACGGGCAGACAGATGAT gtaacCCAAGAAAAGGCCACCGTTGGGGTCTTTTCTGGTAACGCTACAAAGGCCAGACATAAAG GAGGATCAGAGTCGGCAATTTCTGAC ATCCAGGTGCCCTCCCTCAACCCATCCTCATCCAGCTGGTCTTGGGACCATGAGGAGGATCGCAGGCGTCAGGAGAAGTGGCAGGAAGAGCAAGAGCGCCTCCTGCAG GAACAATACCGGCGAGATCAAGAGAAGCTGGAGGCAGAGTGGCAAAGGGCACAACAGGATGCAATGGAAAGCGAGATCCTGAGG GAGAACACGGCTGAGGTGGGCAGCAGCCGTGAGACGTTTGCCACTTCGCAGCTTTATGTCAATGGACTGACGAAGGAAACGAAAGAGAAGCTGAACCTTGGCAGAGAAGATCAGAAAAAGGCAGAACTAAATCAGAATAACATGATTACAGAGAAGGATTG GGCTGAGGGCTCCCATGGTTTCGCTCAGCTGTCCCATGCGCACAG GGCAATGTCCATGTCTACGCCAGCTTTATCTGGAACCCACAGACAGACAAGAA GTTTTGTTGATCCAAGGAAGAGAGGACTGACTGTGTCAAAGgctgagagacagagacagcagATTTTGGAGGAGATGAAGAAAAGGACTCAGCTTCTGACTGACAACAGCTGGATACGTCAACGCAGCGGCAGTTTTCACAAGGAGCCAATCGATGTTGGCATTTCCATGAAGAG ATACGAGTCTCTGGACAATCTGGATATCCTACATCAGTCCCCAGACTGTGCTGCAACATTCACTTACCCTCGCCCCCATTCATCTGCCGGAGTTTACGGCGCTCTGAGTAGGAATCCCTCCTCACGCTACAGCACTGGATCAATATCATTTCAGAGAAATATAAACACAGAGTCCTCTCATCATGCCAG GATGGTCAGTGGCAGGAGGACTTgctgtgtgtgtgagcgtgcCCTGGGTAGTGGGGCAGCCATGGTCATAGAGACCCTTAGTCTCTGTTTCCACCTGACCTGTTTCCAG TGTGTGGGCTGCCATCGACACCTCGGAGGAACAGAGACTGGAGTCCAGGTTCGCATCCAAAACAGGAGGCCCTACTGCGACTACTGCTATTTCCAACTCAAGT CCCCTGCTACCCACATGTGA